The following coding sequences lie in one Streptomyces venezuelae genomic window:
- a CDS encoding glycosyltransferase family 2 protein: MNAKSEVPPPAVSVIMPVLNEERHLREAVHAILRQEYAGEMEVVVALGPSTDRTDEIAAELVRETASHAWGRVHTVPNPTGRTPAALNAAIKASRHPIVVRVDGHAALSPGYITTAVRLLEETGAMNVGGIMHAEGQNDWEHAVAAAMTSKIGVGNAAFHTGGDAQEAETVYLGVFRREALEQQGGYNEEFIRAQDWELNFRIREAGGMIWFSPELKVSYRPRPSVRALAKQYRDYGRWRHVVARYHEGSINLRYLAPPTAVCAIAAGVVVGAALTPWGFVIPGGYLAAITAGSVPAGKGLPLKARLQIPVALATMHMSWGWGFLTSPRSLARRVIASRRPAVVREPQEA; the protein is encoded by the coding sequence ATGAACGCGAAGTCCGAGGTGCCGCCGCCGGCCGTATCCGTGATCATGCCCGTCCTCAACGAGGAACGGCATCTGCGCGAGGCCGTGCACGCGATCCTGCGGCAGGAGTACGCGGGCGAGATGGAGGTCGTCGTCGCGCTCGGCCCCTCGACCGACCGCACGGACGAGATCGCCGCCGAGCTGGTCCGCGAGACCGCGTCGCATGCCTGGGGAAGGGTGCACACGGTCCCGAACCCGACGGGGCGCACGCCCGCGGCGCTCAACGCCGCCATCAAGGCCTCGCGTCACCCGATCGTGGTGCGCGTCGACGGCCACGCCGCGCTCTCGCCCGGCTACATCACGACGGCCGTCCGCCTCCTGGAGGAGACCGGCGCGATGAACGTCGGCGGCATCATGCACGCCGAGGGACAGAACGACTGGGAGCACGCGGTCGCCGCCGCCATGACCTCGAAGATCGGCGTGGGCAACGCCGCCTTCCACACGGGCGGCGACGCACAGGAGGCCGAGACGGTCTACCTGGGCGTGTTCCGCCGCGAGGCCCTGGAGCAGCAGGGCGGGTACAACGAAGAGTTCATCCGCGCCCAGGACTGGGAGCTGAACTTCCGCATCCGCGAGGCCGGCGGCATGATCTGGTTCTCGCCCGAGCTGAAGGTCTCGTACCGCCCGCGGCCGAGCGTGCGGGCGCTCGCCAAGCAGTACAGGGACTACGGCCGGTGGCGCCACGTCGTCGCCCGCTACCACGAAGGCTCCATCAACCTCCGCTACCTCGCGCCGCCGACCGCGGTCTGCGCGATCGCCGCGGGCGTCGTCGTGGGCGCGGCCCTCACGCCGTGGGGCTTCGTGATCCCCGGCGGCTACCTCGCGGCCATCACCGCCGGGTCCGTCCCCGCGGGCAAGGGCCTGCCCCTGAAGGCACGCCTGCAGATCCCGGTGGCCCTCGCGACCATGCACATGTCGTGGGGCTGGGGCTTCCTCACGAGCCCGCGCTCGCTGGCCCGGCGGGTCATCGCCTCGCGCCGGCCTGCGGTGGTGAGGGAGCCGCAGGAAGCTTGA
- a CDS encoding LCP family protein, with product MPTPPRRSPAPPPRRPRPPAPRAERAVRAERVARKSAGRRRRPRWAMRLATGFSVTVLVAAGIGHAVVTGLDTGIKRVDAFRDMKNRPEPGNGMNVLLVGTDGRDKLSPEDKQKYRLGGAPCHCTDTIMIVHISEDRDRASVVSLPRDSYADLPAHTDRNTREKHHEHPNKINAAYAEGGPNLTVRTVEHMTKVKIDHYLEVDFTSFMKTVDVLGGVEICTARPLQDSHTGLNLAEGTHLMNGGEALQYVRSRYVDGASDLGRMQRQQRFLAALIAKATGSGVLLNPVKFRDVTLTLLGAVRADNGFGTDEILDLGRAMRGFSPSSSEFTTVPLSDRGTNIPGIGSTLVWHPQKSEKLFDALREDRPLAARHGKGRATLVGVAPQQIRVQVDNGTADPGLGKRVDAALAKTGFRTSQLPGNVPGAAARPVERTVVAYDPRWDRSAKALATALPGSELREVPGQGATLKVIAGKDFKEVRRVRAEDVRQGEFGAVTGDQVVCP from the coding sequence GTGCCCACACCGCCCCGCCGCTCCCCCGCCCCGCCACCGCGCCGCCCCCGTCCCCCGGCTCCGAGGGCCGAGCGGGCCGTGCGGGCCGAGCGGGTCGCCCGGAAGTCCGCGGGGCGGCGGAGACGGCCGCGCTGGGCCATGCGCCTGGCGACCGGCTTCTCCGTGACGGTCCTCGTCGCGGCCGGTATCGGGCACGCGGTCGTGACGGGCCTGGACACCGGCATCAAGCGGGTCGACGCCTTCCGGGACATGAAGAACAGGCCGGAGCCGGGCAACGGCATGAACGTGCTGCTCGTCGGCACCGACGGCCGCGACAAGCTCTCCCCCGAGGACAAGCAGAAGTACCGCCTGGGCGGTGCGCCCTGTCACTGCACGGACACGATCATGATCGTGCACATCTCGGAGGACAGGGACCGCGCCAGCGTCGTGAGCCTGCCCCGGGACAGCTACGCCGACCTGCCCGCGCACACCGACAGGAACACGCGCGAGAAGCACCACGAGCACCCCAACAAGATCAACGCGGCGTACGCGGAGGGCGGCCCGAACCTCACGGTGCGGACCGTCGAGCACATGACGAAGGTCAAGATCGACCACTATCTGGAGGTCGACTTCACCAGCTTCATGAAGACCGTGGACGTGCTCGGCGGCGTGGAGATCTGCACGGCACGGCCCCTCCAGGACTCGCACACCGGCCTCAACCTGGCCGAGGGCACGCACCTCATGAACGGCGGCGAGGCGCTCCAGTACGTCCGCTCCCGGTACGTCGACGGGGCGTCGGACCTCGGCCGCATGCAGCGCCAGCAGCGCTTCCTCGCGGCGCTCATCGCCAAGGCGACGGGCAGCGGCGTGCTCCTGAACCCGGTCAAGTTCCGTGACGTGACGCTGACGCTGCTCGGCGCGGTCCGCGCGGACAACGGCTTCGGGACGGACGAGATCCTCGACCTCGGGCGGGCGATGCGGGGCTTCTCGCCGTCGTCGTCGGAGTTCACGACCGTGCCGCTGAGCGACAGGGGGACGAACATCCCGGGCATCGGTTCGACGCTCGTCTGGCATCCGCAGAAGTCGGAGAAGCTGTTCGACGCGCTGCGCGAGGACCGCCCGCTGGCGGCGCGCCACGGCAAGGGCAGGGCCACCCTGGTCGGCGTCGCACCGCAGCAGATCCGGGTGCAGGTCGACAACGGCACGGCCGACCCGGGGCTCGGCAAGCGGGTCGACGCGGCGCTGGCCAAGACCGGTTTCCGGACCTCGCAGCTGCCGGGGAACGTGCCGGGAGCGGCGGCCAGGCCGGTCGAGAGGACCGTCGTCGCGTACGACCCGCGATGGGACCGGTCGGCGAAGGCGCTGGCCACGGCTCTGCCGGGGAGCGAGCTGCGGGAGGTGCCGGGGCAGGGCGCGACCCTGAAGGTGATCGCTGGGAAGGACTTCAAGGAGGTCCGGCGGGTGCGCGCGGAGGATGTGCGGCAGGGCGAGTTCGGCGCGGTCACCGGGGACCAGGTGGTCTGCCCCTGA
- a CDS encoding acyl-CoA thioesterase produces MTDQAPHSESEIPGKPTSASRTTLSHIMTHNDTNLLGTVHGGVIMKLVDDAAGAVAGRHSGGPAVTASMDEMVFLEPVRVGDLVHVKAQVNWTGRSSMEVGVRVLAERWNESTPAQQVGSAYLVFAAVDADGKPRTVPPVVPETDRDRRRYQEAQIRRTHRLARRRAIKELRESRAAEGFDD; encoded by the coding sequence ATGACAGACCAGGCTCCCCATTCGGAATCGGAGATTCCGGGCAAGCCGACCTCGGCATCCCGCACCACGCTCAGCCACATCATGACCCACAACGACACCAACCTCCTCGGTACGGTGCACGGTGGCGTGATCATGAAACTGGTCGACGACGCGGCGGGCGCCGTCGCCGGACGCCACTCCGGCGGCCCCGCCGTCACCGCGTCCATGGACGAGATGGTGTTCCTCGAGCCGGTCAGGGTCGGCGACCTGGTCCATGTGAAGGCCCAGGTGAACTGGACAGGACGCAGCTCCATGGAGGTCGGCGTCCGCGTCCTCGCCGAGCGCTGGAACGAGTCGACGCCCGCCCAGCAGGTCGGCTCCGCCTACCTCGTCTTCGCCGCGGTCGACGCGGACGGCAAGCCCCGCACGGTCCCCCCGGTCGTCCCCGAGACCGACCGCGACCGCCGCCGCTACCAGGAGGCCCAGATCCGCCGCACCCACCGCCTGGCCCGTCGCCGCGCGATCAAGGAGCTCCGCGAGTCCCGCGCGGCCGAGGGCTTCGACGACTGA
- a CDS encoding LCP family protein, which produces MSDWPDDQGGGRGYGRGSGNSQPEGARAMRHIQRGRPSSPAGPPPGGVPRQTGYDDGYDEPRGNGQPYGDARDEVFEPRAARQDPYAQNQGYDSGYNTGQVYGRPGAGDGGGPGGDGRPPRAPRPAPNWRKRIKWTAITLVSVLVVTSVSTYFWADSKLKREVDLSKVIERPEGGAGTNYLIVGSDSREGMTAEDKKKLHTGSAEGKRTDSMMILHVADDGGNTMISLPRDSNVTIPSFKGAESGKLYPNQGRQTKLNAAYAEDGPELLVRTVEYNTGLKIDHYAEIGFGGFAKIVDAVGGVEMDIPKAFKDKWSGADFEKGKQTLDGQEALAFVRTRHAFSSDLDRTKNQQKFLAALAHQAATPGTVLNPFKLYPTMGAGLDTLVVDKDMGLFDVASMFWAMKGVTGGDGKSMNMPISGSVGGNLVWDKAKVKQLVKELNNDEKVTVSDNR; this is translated from the coding sequence ATGAGCGATTGGCCTGACGATCAGGGTGGCGGCCGGGGATACGGCCGCGGCAGCGGGAACTCCCAGCCCGAGGGAGCCCGTGCGATGCGGCACATCCAGCGCGGCCGGCCCTCCAGTCCGGCCGGACCACCGCCCGGCGGGGTCCCGCGGCAGACCGGGTACGACGACGGGTACGACGAGCCGCGCGGCAACGGGCAGCCGTACGGCGACGCACGCGACGAGGTCTTCGAGCCGCGCGCCGCGCGCCAGGACCCGTACGCGCAGAACCAGGGCTACGACAGCGGCTACAACACCGGCCAGGTCTACGGCAGGCCCGGCGCGGGCGACGGCGGCGGCCCCGGCGGCGACGGACGCCCGCCGCGTGCCCCGCGCCCCGCACCGAACTGGCGCAAGCGGATCAAGTGGACCGCGATCACGCTGGTCAGCGTGCTCGTCGTGACCTCCGTCAGCACGTACTTCTGGGCCGACTCCAAGCTCAAGCGCGAGGTCGACCTCTCCAAGGTCATCGAGCGGCCCGAGGGCGGCGCGGGCACGAACTACCTGATCGTGGGCTCCGACAGCCGCGAGGGCATGACCGCCGAGGACAAGAAGAAGCTGCACACCGGCTCCGCCGAGGGCAAGCGCACGGACTCGATGATGATCCTGCACGTCGCGGACGACGGCGGGAACACGATGATCTCGCTCCCCCGCGACTCGAACGTCACGATCCCCTCGTTCAAGGGCGCCGAGTCCGGCAAGCTCTACCCGAACCAGGGTCGCCAGACGAAGCTCAACGCGGCGTACGCGGAGGACGGCCCCGAGCTGCTCGTGCGGACCGTCGAGTACAACACCGGCCTCAAGATCGACCACTACGCGGAGATCGGTTTCGGCGGCTTCGCCAAGATCGTGGACGCCGTCGGCGGCGTCGAGATGGACATCCCCAAGGCCTTCAAGGACAAGTGGTCGGGCGCCGACTTCGAGAAGGGCAAGCAGACGCTCGACGGCCAGGAGGCCCTGGCCTTCGTCCGCACCCGGCACGCCTTCTCCAGCGACCTGGACCGTACGAAGAACCAGCAGAAGTTCCTCGCGGCCCTGGCCCACCAGGCGGCGACGCCCGGCACGGTCCTGAACCCGTTCAAGCTCTACCCGACGATGGGCGCGGGCCTGGACACGCTGGTCGTCGACAAGGACATGGGCCTGTTCGACGTGGCCTCCATGTTCTGGGCGATGAAGGGCGTGACCGGCGGCGACGGCAAGTCGATGAACATGCCGATCTCGGGCTCCGTCGGCGGCAACCTCGTCTGGGACAAGGCCAAGGTCAAGCAGCTCGTCAAGGAGCTCAACAACGACGAGAAGGTGACGGTCTCGGACAACCGGTGA